A genomic window from Bacillota bacterium includes:
- a CDS encoding HD-GYP domain-containing protein has protein sequence MKLVPTDSLKPGMIIARHIYGSNGKVLLAANTSLKEFYIKRLRELQFSAVYIKSHPDEPEEQIMEPVRQETLVSARMALRGVADTVTRGREPDFKRVQSVVEDIVAQVLGNTNVVYNIADIRAFDDYTFSHSVDVCILSVMCAARMGLSHSELIDLGTGTMLHDLGKLFIPKDVLRKRETLDSSDWEVIRRHPLDGFRILRKQVPLFAAHVAFQHHERFDGSGYPRGLVDNATIDFAKIAAVADSYSAMTADRPYGKALMPHEAISILSSLAGISYNPRVIHAFTQVVVVYPVGSTVLLTDGSTATIENAFRGTYVARVETGPDQGRVVQIRSGSDLGIVRRII, from the coding sequence ATGAAGCTTGTGCCGACAGACTCGCTCAAGCCCGGAATGATCATTGCGCGACACATCTACGGATCCAATGGGAAAGTGCTCCTGGCGGCAAACACCAGCCTCAAGGAGTTCTACATAAAGAGGCTCAGGGAGTTGCAGTTCTCTGCGGTCTACATCAAAAGCCATCCCGACGAGCCGGAGGAGCAAATCATGGAGCCCGTCCGGCAGGAGACACTCGTCTCGGCCAGGATGGCCCTGCGGGGTGTTGCCGATACCGTCACAAGAGGCCGGGAGCCTGACTTCAAACGTGTCCAAAGCGTAGTGGAGGACATCGTAGCCCAGGTCCTGGGTAACACCAATGTAGTGTACAACATAGCCGATATCAGGGCTTTCGATGACTACACCTTCAGCCATTCCGTGGACGTGTGCATCCTCTCCGTCATGTGTGCCGCCAGGATGGGTCTCTCCCACTCCGAACTGATCGACCTCGGCACAGGCACGATGCTGCACGACCTCGGCAAACTGTTCATACCCAAGGACGTTCTCAGGAAGCGAGAGACACTGGACTCCTCGGACTGGGAAGTGATACGTAGGCATCCATTGGATGGGTTCCGGATACTTCGAAAACAGGTCCCCCTCTTCGCGGCGCACGTTGCCTTCCAGCACCATGAGAGGTTTGACGGGTCCGGCTACCCGAGGGGTCTTGTGGACAATGCCACGATAGATTTCGCCAAAATCGCCGCGGTGGCAGATTCCTACAGCGCAATGACTGCAGATAGGCCATACGGGAAAGCACTCATGCCCCATGAGGCTATCTCCATACTCTCATCCCTTGCAGGCATTAGCTACAATCCTCGGGTAATCCACGCCTTCACCCAGGTCGTCGTCGTCTACCCTGTGGGCTCGACGGTCTTGCTGACAGACGGATCCACCGCCACTATAGAGAACGCCTTCCGGGGAACCTACGTAGCCAGGGTGGAGACCGGCCCAGACCAGGGCAGGGT